gtcaataccctcgttacttcagagaacTTTAGGAAGGTTGGGTTGTTTCCTTCTACTATAGCCGATGTTTTGGATGAAGATGGTCCTGAGCCCGTGAATGCCATAGACTCCCCGGGACCTATTCATgttgaggaggtaccctcttcacCCGTGCTCGCTGGACAGGACAATGATGAGGTGGATGCATCTGCACACTCATTACTTGCTTTGGATGATTTTGATGAAGCCATGTTCGAACCTGAATCACATTCAGAAGGTCCGACacttttattatctttaatttaTGTTTCATCTGTATTTGATATCCcgctaacatttgatcttcttttacAGGTTCAGATATGTTCGGCTTTGTTCATACCCAACAGAGGTCCACTCCAACTGAGACTAGCCCTTCCATCTAAGCGGCCAAGAAGGCCAGGGTTGACCCTGAGTCGATAACGAAGGTTCCTCCCGAGGTGTCTTCTTCGAatcctttggcgtctagtcctgtCACAGAGGTAGAGCCATTCTTACCTACACCGGTTCCTCCCAGTTTCACTGATGCGGGTGCCTCTTGTTCTACGCCTGCTCCCTTATCTAAGCCACACCATTCTGCCATACAAAATTTAAGTGCCATCATGGACTGAGCGTCCCATTTGGAGCAGACAGCAATggattttaatgggattaagaatgaggacttgagcaccatcctcacgaagtcactccttgacattcagagtgtaagtcctctacAGTTTTCTTCTTGTCTAGTTAGCTTGTGTGCTGatgtttatctaacacttgtatgtcttttgcaggcactgatgttggtctcccatgtccgtgataggtctgtAGAGTATACCTCTATGCTTTCCAACCTACGTTCTAAGCTTGAAGCAATCCGCTAggaggtgctggaccttaggcaCGTTCTTGGCTTTAGGGATGCAGACATTTCTTTGAAatatgaagagatcaacactcttCGTAGTACTGTGGAGCTCAAACAGCAGGAAGTTAacgagttgactctcaggataacccagatggaggggaaacttgccaatCAGCTTTAACAGTctaaagctgagaaagagaagttgattgctaacatggaccaactgcggaaggatgctcttgtcgagaaggagcaagaggtcaaagcttcCCAGGACATATTCAGAGACAgccttctcttgcttctacttgatctggaagtccaacaaagatctgaacttggatttccttcccgagaagacgcgagcgaaggagcttaggaagtgcctggctcgtgaggctgccgaggctcagggtggtctttcagatgatattcctcgccctagttagtcgtctttttgtaacgtcctacgtttttgggtacctttaaacgactcgggtcgggatttttcccccgggttaagaatattattttaaataatattatattttgtttgtaagtattccatgagttattgctagccaaaatatgaattttgtgattttaaaagtcaagataagactttcggtcctggaccgacacaaaaaccctgatcgggtaaaaatctcggaaaataaaacgaaaaatcatggcaattatattttgggcataaaatacattcataaaagttaaagtttggtcaaaaataataaacctaaaagagaatggaaattttaaggcattttgtggtaaatgcctaattttaccgaaatggggaattttattccatgaatggaccttaggttaaattttattatgtgattaattaaattaaatgtgagagacatttaatttaattaattaatgttaagtttggtgattaaaacttaataagagtgaaaaaaggtgtcaaaagtcaatttggacttttcttcttatgaaacctttataaaaaaaaaaattaatggtcacatatatggaaaagggtggctggccatgtgctattttagagtggtgtgaacccaattttataaaattcaaatcccatttaattaagaagtcaagtgggcaagtgggtagaaaagcactcaagtgttttgtgatattttgaagagttgtgtgagccattctaacccccaaatccgaccattctccctccctcattcactctcatctgatttttgaagactctctcaagtgttctctccattttcaaccccaagaacaccaaagaaacttggaagctaagtcttggtctaggaagggttttccctaaggtaaagtttcattaatctagacttttgtcaagttttaagcttagagtttcaaatagctaatcaactatgttgttgggggaatttggttagggtttttgaaaggttttggaggagccaaagctaataggaaggtccaaaccttaagcaagaacaccaaagaggtaaaaagtttacttttgatgattttgttgtagggtttttagttttaagcattattttgtatatctaatgcttaaagtttcttgttggtgatgtaataaggttatggtagttgtttaataatttttatgatgcatgtgtattgatttttgaaaatgggaaccaaaacccccaaggtttttgtaggataccctaaaacaaaacatgttttgagctgtgacttccaaggggtcaagcagccactgtatattggttttgtaaactttaattgtactgtgatgttgttgagattgagtacataaaat
The genomic region above belongs to Humulus lupulus chromosome 1, drHumLupu1.1, whole genome shotgun sequence and contains:
- the LOC133827851 gene encoding uncharacterized protein LOC133827851, with product MTPEEKNVNTLVTSENFRKVGLFPSTIADVLDEDGPEPVNAIDSPGPIHVEEVPSSPVLAGQDNDEVDASAHSLLALDDFDEAMFEPESHSEGSDMFGFVHTQQRSTPTETSPSI